In Zingiber officinale cultivar Zhangliang chromosome 6A, Zo_v1.1, whole genome shotgun sequence, a single genomic region encodes these proteins:
- the LOC121997070 gene encoding probable LRR receptor-like serine/threonine-protein kinase At1g56140 isoform X2 translates to MAFSFVILCLLLCASPERAATQTQPKTDPVEALALNAIFGRWDLKAQSTWNISGELCSGAATDSTVINIDSFNPGIKCDCSYNNGTTCHITQLRIYDLDVTGTIPQDLHDLPYLWNLDLRKNYLTGPLPAFFGNFTRMQYLSVGNNALSGPIPKELGDLQELISLGLSNNNFSGTIPPEFGELASIQGLYVDSSGLSGELPQTLSNLKTLSIFWASNCNFTGKVPDFIGEWKNLTVLRLQGNSFEGPIPANFSSLTKLTELRIGDIENGSSSLEFIRDMTSLSTLVLRNCRISDTILSNFSHYTRLQQLDLSFNNISGEAPQSLFSLNSLAYLFLGNNSLSGNLPAQKSNSLMNIDLSYNQLSGTFPSWVSQQNLQLNLVANNFVIDDSNSSILPSGLRCLQRDMPCYRGSPNYYSFAIKCGGSYPVTASDNTVYEKDNASLSSASYFVTDPVRWGVSNVGRFTDASDTNYIIKLATNFQGTLDPQLFDSARLSPSSLRYYGFGLENGNYTIKLQFTEFVIYDRPTWRSAGNRAFDIYIQGIRKEKDFDIRKEADGRSYQAVVRQYIAPVTNNFLEIHFFWAGKGTCCTPYDGYYGSSISAISVLPNDFVPTVSNQPLGIDSKKDHEGLIAGVSTGVVVLGLLAVCATFMLIQKWRRLNRQSSVLIGLDVKPYTFSYAELRAATGDFNPANILGEGGFGQVFKGILNDGRTVAIKQLSATSNQGKDQFLTEIATISSVQHRNLVRLLGCCVDEDRRILVYEYLENGSLDNAIFGKKNLLLDWQTRFDILLGVAKGLTYLHEESRLRIVHRDVKASNILLDADLNPKISDFGLAKLYDDKLSHMNTKVAGTIGYLAPEYALRGHLSEKADVFAFGVLALEVLSGRPNSIESSAHETIYLLDWVWNLLENNHKLEMLDERLASFDEGEVHRVIGVALLCTELSPARRPTMSMVVSMLIDHIEVPDVLERPSYLLLWQHRDVTSSVGPDDNTDASNESLANNRLSLPHSWSRESVETRPLSMQSIGRNGIDGEGEI, encoded by the exons ATGGCGTTCTCCTTCGTGATCCTGTGTTTGCTGCTCTGTGCGTCGCCGGAGAGAGCAGCCACTCAAACTCAACCTAAGACAGATCCCGTTGAAG CCTTGGCGTTGAACGCGATCTTTGGGAGATGGGATTTGAAGGCACAGTCAACTTGGAATATTAGTGGTGAGCTATGCAGTGGCGCGGCTACTGATTCGACTGTAATAAATATTGACAGCTTCAACCCAGGAATTAAATGCGATTGCAGTTACAACAATGGCACCACCTGCCATATCACTCAGTT GAGGATATATGACTTGGATGTGACTGGAACTATCCCCCAAGATCTGCATGATCTTCCTTATCTCTGGAATTT AGATTTACGGAAAAACTACCTTACTGGTCCTCTGCCTGCATTTTTCGGGAACTTCACAAGGATGCAATACTT GAGCGTAGGGAATAATGCCTTGTCAGGACCAATACCAAAGGAACTTGGAGACCTTCAGGAACTTATCTCTCT GGGTTTATCAAACAATAACTTCAGTGGTACCATCCCCCCAGAGTTTGGAGAATTGGCCAGCATACAAGGATT ATATGTGGATAGTTCTGGACTCAGTGGAGAGCTACCGCAAACCCTGTCCAATCTTAAAACCTTGTCAATATT TTGGGCTTCAAACTGTAATTTCACGGGTAAAGTTCCTGATTTCATTGGGGAATGGAAAAATTTAACTGTCTT GCGGCTTCAAGGTAATTCCTTTGAAGGTCCAATTCCGGCAAACTTTTCTAGCCTCACCAAACTAACTGAACT AAGAATAGGGGATATAGAAAATGGGAGCTCTTCTTTAGAATTTATACGTGATATGACATCTCTCAGCACTTT AGTATTAAGAAACTGCAGGATTTCTGATACTATTTTGTCAAACTTTTCACACTATACAAGATTACAGCAACT GGATTTGAGTTTCAACAATATATCAGGGGAAGCTCCTCAGTCCCTCTTCAGTTTGAATTCACTTGCCTACCT ATTTCTTGGCAATAACAGCCTATCTGGAAACTTACCAGCGCAAAAGAGCAATTCACTGATGAATAT AGATCTATCCTACAATCAATTATCAGGAACCTTTCCCTCTTGGGTTAGCCAACAAAATCTGCAGCT AAACTTGGTGGCAAACAACTTTGTAATTGATGATTCCAACAGCAG CATATTGCCTTCAGGGTTAAGATGTCTTCAGCGAGATATGCCATGCTATCGTGGTTCTCCAAACT atTATTCCTTTGCAATTAAATGTGGAGGCAGTTATCCAGTTACAGCATCTGATAACACAGTGTACGAGAAGGATAATGCAAGTCTCTCGAGCGCATCATACTTTGTCACGGATCCAGTCAGATGGGGTGTCAGTAATGTTGGAAGATTTACAGATGCTTCTGAtactaattatataattaaaCTTGCAACTAACTTCCAGGGTACTTTAGACCCACAACTGTTTGATAGTGCAAGACTATCTCCATCTTCACTTAGATATTATGGTTTTGGTCTTGAGAATGGAAATTACACCATAAAGCTCCAATTTACTGAGTTTGTTATCTATGATCGGCCTACGTGGAGAAGTGCTGGTAATAGGGCCTTTGATATTTATATTCAG GGTATTCGCAAAGAGAAAGACTTTGATATAAGAAAGGAAGCGGATGGGAGATCCTACCAAGCCGTTGTCAGGCAATATATTGCTCCGGTGACCAACAATTTTCTTGAAATCCATTTCTTTTGGGCTGGAAAGGGTACTTGCTGTACACCATATGATGGATATTATGGCTCATCTATCTCAGCCATCAGTGTATTACCTAATG ATTTTGTTCCTACTGTATCAAACCAACCACTTGGCATAGATTCAAAAAAAGACCACGAGGGTTTGATTGCTGGTGTTTCCACTGGTGTCGTTGTTTTAGGACTATTAGCTGTATGTGCAACTTTTATGTTGATACAAAAATGGAGAAGGTTAAACAGACAATCTTCAG TATTGATTGGACTCGATGTGAAACCTTACACCTTTAGCTATGCTGAACTGAGGGCTGCGACTGGAGATTTCAATCCTGCCAATATACTGGGAGAAGGAGGATTTGGTCAAGTGTTTAAG GGCATACTGAATGATGGAAGAACAGTGGCTATTAAGCAACTCTCAGCAACATCTAACCAAGGAAAGGACCAGTTCTTGACAGAAATTGCAACAATATCTTCTGTGCAACATCGAAACCTTGTCAGGTTGCTTGGCTGTTGTGTTGATGAAGACAGGCGAATTCTAGTGTATGAGTACCTAGAAAATGGGAGCCTTGATAATGCAATTTTTG GTAAGAAGAATTTACTTCTCGATTGGCAAACACGTTTCGACATTTTATTAGGTGTAGCAAAAGGCCTCACATATCTACATGAGGAGTCGAGATTGAGAATTGTGCATAGAGATGTCAAGGCTAGTAATATTCTACTTGATGCCGATCTTAATCCCAAAATTTCAGATTTTGGTCTGGCTAAGCTCTATGATGACAAGTTGAGTCACATGAATACAAAGGTTGCTGGTACAAT TGGCTATCTGGCACCCGAGTATGCTCTGAGAGGACATCTATCAGAGAAAGCTGATGTGTTTGCATTTGGAGTACTGGCGTTAGAGGTTCTCAGTGGAAGGCCTAACTCTATTGAAAGTTCTGCTCATGAGACGATTTATCTTCTTGACTGG GTCTGGAACCTGCTTGAGAACAATCACAAACTGGAGATGTTGGATGAAAGGTTGGCATCATTCGATGAGGGAGAGGTTCATCGGGTCATTGGCGTAGCTTTGCTTTGCACGGAATTATCACCGGCTCGTCGGCCAACAATGTCAATGGTCGTGAGCATGTTGATAGATCATATCGAAGTTCCAGATGTTCTGGAAAGGCCAAGCTATTTGCTTCTTTGGCAACATAGGGATGTTACTAGCAGCGTTGGACCTGATGACAACACTGATGCTTCCAATGAAAGTCTAGCGAATAACCGATTGAGCCTCCCACATAGCTGGAGCAGAGAAAGTGTGGAAACCAGACCATTATCTATGCAATCAATTGGAAGGAATGGCATTGATGGGGAAGGTGAAATTTGA
- the LOC121997070 gene encoding probable LRR receptor-like serine/threonine-protein kinase At1g56140 isoform X1: protein MRNGGMVFSFALCFLLFLSPEKAAAQDAPAPRPQSKARTDPVEALALNAIFGRWDLKAQSTWNISGELCSGAATDSTVINIDSFNPGIKCDCSYNNGTTCHITQLRIYDLDVTGTIPQDLHDLPYLWNLDLRKNYLTGPLPAFFGNFTRMQYLSVGNNALSGPIPKELGDLQELISLGLSNNNFSGTIPPEFGELASIQGLYVDSSGLSGELPQTLSNLKTLSIFWASNCNFTGKVPDFIGEWKNLTVLRLQGNSFEGPIPANFSSLTKLTELRIGDIENGSSSLEFIRDMTSLSTLVLRNCRISDTILSNFSHYTRLQQLDLSFNNISGEAPQSLFSLNSLAYLFLGNNSLSGNLPAQKSNSLMNIDLSYNQLSGTFPSWVSQQNLQLNLVANNFVIDDSNSSILPSGLRCLQRDMPCYRGSPNYYSFAIKCGGSYPVTASDNTVYEKDNASLSSASYFVTDPVRWGVSNVGRFTDASDTNYIIKLATNFQGTLDPQLFDSARLSPSSLRYYGFGLENGNYTIKLQFTEFVIYDRPTWRSAGNRAFDIYIQGIRKEKDFDIRKEADGRSYQAVVRQYIAPVTNNFLEIHFFWAGKGTCCTPYDGYYGSSISAISVLPNDFVPTVSNQPLGIDSKKDHEGLIAGVSTGVVVLGLLAVCATFMLIQKWRRLNRQSSVLIGLDVKPYTFSYAELRAATGDFNPANILGEGGFGQVFKGILNDGRTVAIKQLSATSNQGKDQFLTEIATISSVQHRNLVRLLGCCVDEDRRILVYEYLENGSLDNAIFGKKNLLLDWQTRFDILLGVAKGLTYLHEESRLRIVHRDVKASNILLDADLNPKISDFGLAKLYDDKLSHMNTKVAGTIGYLAPEYALRGHLSEKADVFAFGVLALEVLSGRPNSIESSAHETIYLLDWVWNLLENNHKLEMLDERLASFDEGEVHRVIGVALLCTELSPARRPTMSMVVSMLIDHIEVPDVLERPSYLLLWQHRDVTSSVGPDDNTDASNESLANNRLSLPHSWSRESVETRPLSMQSIGRNGIDGEGEI, encoded by the exons ATGAGGAACGGAGGCATGGTGTTCTCCTTCGCCTTGTGCTTCCTTCTCTTTCTGTCGCCGGAGAAAGCTGCAGCCCAAGACGCTCCGGCTCCTCGTCCTCAATCTAAAGCTAGGACCGATCCAGTTGAGG CCTTGGCGTTGAACGCGATCTTTGGGAGATGGGATTTGAAGGCACAGTCAACTTGGAATATTAGTGGTGAGCTATGCAGTGGCGCGGCTACTGATTCGACTGTAATAAATATTGACAGCTTCAACCCAGGAATTAAATGCGATTGCAGTTACAACAATGGCACCACCTGCCATATCACTCAGTT GAGGATATATGACTTGGATGTGACTGGAACTATCCCCCAAGATCTGCATGATCTTCCTTATCTCTGGAATTT AGATTTACGGAAAAACTACCTTACTGGTCCTCTGCCTGCATTTTTCGGGAACTTCACAAGGATGCAATACTT GAGCGTAGGGAATAATGCCTTGTCAGGACCAATACCAAAGGAACTTGGAGACCTTCAGGAACTTATCTCTCT GGGTTTATCAAACAATAACTTCAGTGGTACCATCCCCCCAGAGTTTGGAGAATTGGCCAGCATACAAGGATT ATATGTGGATAGTTCTGGACTCAGTGGAGAGCTACCGCAAACCCTGTCCAATCTTAAAACCTTGTCAATATT TTGGGCTTCAAACTGTAATTTCACGGGTAAAGTTCCTGATTTCATTGGGGAATGGAAAAATTTAACTGTCTT GCGGCTTCAAGGTAATTCCTTTGAAGGTCCAATTCCGGCAAACTTTTCTAGCCTCACCAAACTAACTGAACT AAGAATAGGGGATATAGAAAATGGGAGCTCTTCTTTAGAATTTATACGTGATATGACATCTCTCAGCACTTT AGTATTAAGAAACTGCAGGATTTCTGATACTATTTTGTCAAACTTTTCACACTATACAAGATTACAGCAACT GGATTTGAGTTTCAACAATATATCAGGGGAAGCTCCTCAGTCCCTCTTCAGTTTGAATTCACTTGCCTACCT ATTTCTTGGCAATAACAGCCTATCTGGAAACTTACCAGCGCAAAAGAGCAATTCACTGATGAATAT AGATCTATCCTACAATCAATTATCAGGAACCTTTCCCTCTTGGGTTAGCCAACAAAATCTGCAGCT AAACTTGGTGGCAAACAACTTTGTAATTGATGATTCCAACAGCAG CATATTGCCTTCAGGGTTAAGATGTCTTCAGCGAGATATGCCATGCTATCGTGGTTCTCCAAACT atTATTCCTTTGCAATTAAATGTGGAGGCAGTTATCCAGTTACAGCATCTGATAACACAGTGTACGAGAAGGATAATGCAAGTCTCTCGAGCGCATCATACTTTGTCACGGATCCAGTCAGATGGGGTGTCAGTAATGTTGGAAGATTTACAGATGCTTCTGAtactaattatataattaaaCTTGCAACTAACTTCCAGGGTACTTTAGACCCACAACTGTTTGATAGTGCAAGACTATCTCCATCTTCACTTAGATATTATGGTTTTGGTCTTGAGAATGGAAATTACACCATAAAGCTCCAATTTACTGAGTTTGTTATCTATGATCGGCCTACGTGGAGAAGTGCTGGTAATAGGGCCTTTGATATTTATATTCAG GGTATTCGCAAAGAGAAAGACTTTGATATAAGAAAGGAAGCGGATGGGAGATCCTACCAAGCCGTTGTCAGGCAATATATTGCTCCGGTGACCAACAATTTTCTTGAAATCCATTTCTTTTGGGCTGGAAAGGGTACTTGCTGTACACCATATGATGGATATTATGGCTCATCTATCTCAGCCATCAGTGTATTACCTAATG ATTTTGTTCCTACTGTATCAAACCAACCACTTGGCATAGATTCAAAAAAAGACCACGAGGGTTTGATTGCTGGTGTTTCCACTGGTGTCGTTGTTTTAGGACTATTAGCTGTATGTGCAACTTTTATGTTGATACAAAAATGGAGAAGGTTAAACAGACAATCTTCAG TATTGATTGGACTCGATGTGAAACCTTACACCTTTAGCTATGCTGAACTGAGGGCTGCGACTGGAGATTTCAATCCTGCCAATATACTGGGAGAAGGAGGATTTGGTCAAGTGTTTAAG GGCATACTGAATGATGGAAGAACAGTGGCTATTAAGCAACTCTCAGCAACATCTAACCAAGGAAAGGACCAGTTCTTGACAGAAATTGCAACAATATCTTCTGTGCAACATCGAAACCTTGTCAGGTTGCTTGGCTGTTGTGTTGATGAAGACAGGCGAATTCTAGTGTATGAGTACCTAGAAAATGGGAGCCTTGATAATGCAATTTTTG GTAAGAAGAATTTACTTCTCGATTGGCAAACACGTTTCGACATTTTATTAGGTGTAGCAAAAGGCCTCACATATCTACATGAGGAGTCGAGATTGAGAATTGTGCATAGAGATGTCAAGGCTAGTAATATTCTACTTGATGCCGATCTTAATCCCAAAATTTCAGATTTTGGTCTGGCTAAGCTCTATGATGACAAGTTGAGTCACATGAATACAAAGGTTGCTGGTACAAT TGGCTATCTGGCACCCGAGTATGCTCTGAGAGGACATCTATCAGAGAAAGCTGATGTGTTTGCATTTGGAGTACTGGCGTTAGAGGTTCTCAGTGGAAGGCCTAACTCTATTGAAAGTTCTGCTCATGAGACGATTTATCTTCTTGACTGG GTCTGGAACCTGCTTGAGAACAATCACAAACTGGAGATGTTGGATGAAAGGTTGGCATCATTCGATGAGGGAGAGGTTCATCGGGTCATTGGCGTAGCTTTGCTTTGCACGGAATTATCACCGGCTCGTCGGCCAACAATGTCAATGGTCGTGAGCATGTTGATAGATCATATCGAAGTTCCAGATGTTCTGGAAAGGCCAAGCTATTTGCTTCTTTGGCAACATAGGGATGTTACTAGCAGCGTTGGACCTGATGACAACACTGATGCTTCCAATGAAAGTCTAGCGAATAACCGATTGAGCCTCCCACATAGCTGGAGCAGAGAAAGTGTGGAAACCAGACCATTATCTATGCAATCAATTGGAAGGAATGGCATTGATGGGGAAGGTGAAATTTGA
- the LOC121997070 gene encoding probable LRR receptor-like serine/threonine-protein kinase At1g56140 isoform X3, whose product MRNGGMVFSFALCFLLFLSPEKAAAQDAPAPRPQSKARTDPVEALALNAIFGRWDLKAQSTWNISGELCSGAATDSTVINIDSFNPGIKCDCSYNNGTTCHITQLRIYDLDVTGTIPQDLHDLPYLWNLDLRKNYLTGPLPAFFGNFTRMQYLSVGNNALSGPIPKELGDLQELISLGLSNNNFSGTIPPEFGELASIQGLYVDSSGLSGELPQTLSNLKTLSILRLQGNSFEGPIPANFSSLTKLTELRIGDIENGSSSLEFIRDMTSLSTLVLRNCRISDTILSNFSHYTRLQQLDLSFNNISGEAPQSLFSLNSLAYLFLGNNSLSGNLPAQKSNSLMNIDLSYNQLSGTFPSWVSQQNLQLNLVANNFVIDDSNSSILPSGLRCLQRDMPCYRGSPNYYSFAIKCGGSYPVTASDNTVYEKDNASLSSASYFVTDPVRWGVSNVGRFTDASDTNYIIKLATNFQGTLDPQLFDSARLSPSSLRYYGFGLENGNYTIKLQFTEFVIYDRPTWRSAGNRAFDIYIQGIRKEKDFDIRKEADGRSYQAVVRQYIAPVTNNFLEIHFFWAGKGTCCTPYDGYYGSSISAISVLPNDFVPTVSNQPLGIDSKKDHEGLIAGVSTGVVVLGLLAVCATFMLIQKWRRLNRQSSVLIGLDVKPYTFSYAELRAATGDFNPANILGEGGFGQVFKGILNDGRTVAIKQLSATSNQGKDQFLTEIATISSVQHRNLVRLLGCCVDEDRRILVYEYLENGSLDNAIFGKKNLLLDWQTRFDILLGVAKGLTYLHEESRLRIVHRDVKASNILLDADLNPKISDFGLAKLYDDKLSHMNTKVAGTIGYLAPEYALRGHLSEKADVFAFGVLALEVLSGRPNSIESSAHETIYLLDWVWNLLENNHKLEMLDERLASFDEGEVHRVIGVALLCTELSPARRPTMSMVVSMLIDHIEVPDVLERPSYLLLWQHRDVTSSVGPDDNTDASNESLANNRLSLPHSWSRESVETRPLSMQSIGRNGIDGEGEI is encoded by the exons ATGAGGAACGGAGGCATGGTGTTCTCCTTCGCCTTGTGCTTCCTTCTCTTTCTGTCGCCGGAGAAAGCTGCAGCCCAAGACGCTCCGGCTCCTCGTCCTCAATCTAAAGCTAGGACCGATCCAGTTGAGG CCTTGGCGTTGAACGCGATCTTTGGGAGATGGGATTTGAAGGCACAGTCAACTTGGAATATTAGTGGTGAGCTATGCAGTGGCGCGGCTACTGATTCGACTGTAATAAATATTGACAGCTTCAACCCAGGAATTAAATGCGATTGCAGTTACAACAATGGCACCACCTGCCATATCACTCAGTT GAGGATATATGACTTGGATGTGACTGGAACTATCCCCCAAGATCTGCATGATCTTCCTTATCTCTGGAATTT AGATTTACGGAAAAACTACCTTACTGGTCCTCTGCCTGCATTTTTCGGGAACTTCACAAGGATGCAATACTT GAGCGTAGGGAATAATGCCTTGTCAGGACCAATACCAAAGGAACTTGGAGACCTTCAGGAACTTATCTCTCT GGGTTTATCAAACAATAACTTCAGTGGTACCATCCCCCCAGAGTTTGGAGAATTGGCCAGCATACAAGGATT ATATGTGGATAGTTCTGGACTCAGTGGAGAGCTACCGCAAACCCTGTCCAATCTTAAAACCTTGTCAATATT GCGGCTTCAAGGTAATTCCTTTGAAGGTCCAATTCCGGCAAACTTTTCTAGCCTCACCAAACTAACTGAACT AAGAATAGGGGATATAGAAAATGGGAGCTCTTCTTTAGAATTTATACGTGATATGACATCTCTCAGCACTTT AGTATTAAGAAACTGCAGGATTTCTGATACTATTTTGTCAAACTTTTCACACTATACAAGATTACAGCAACT GGATTTGAGTTTCAACAATATATCAGGGGAAGCTCCTCAGTCCCTCTTCAGTTTGAATTCACTTGCCTACCT ATTTCTTGGCAATAACAGCCTATCTGGAAACTTACCAGCGCAAAAGAGCAATTCACTGATGAATAT AGATCTATCCTACAATCAATTATCAGGAACCTTTCCCTCTTGGGTTAGCCAACAAAATCTGCAGCT AAACTTGGTGGCAAACAACTTTGTAATTGATGATTCCAACAGCAG CATATTGCCTTCAGGGTTAAGATGTCTTCAGCGAGATATGCCATGCTATCGTGGTTCTCCAAACT atTATTCCTTTGCAATTAAATGTGGAGGCAGTTATCCAGTTACAGCATCTGATAACACAGTGTACGAGAAGGATAATGCAAGTCTCTCGAGCGCATCATACTTTGTCACGGATCCAGTCAGATGGGGTGTCAGTAATGTTGGAAGATTTACAGATGCTTCTGAtactaattatataattaaaCTTGCAACTAACTTCCAGGGTACTTTAGACCCACAACTGTTTGATAGTGCAAGACTATCTCCATCTTCACTTAGATATTATGGTTTTGGTCTTGAGAATGGAAATTACACCATAAAGCTCCAATTTACTGAGTTTGTTATCTATGATCGGCCTACGTGGAGAAGTGCTGGTAATAGGGCCTTTGATATTTATATTCAG GGTATTCGCAAAGAGAAAGACTTTGATATAAGAAAGGAAGCGGATGGGAGATCCTACCAAGCCGTTGTCAGGCAATATATTGCTCCGGTGACCAACAATTTTCTTGAAATCCATTTCTTTTGGGCTGGAAAGGGTACTTGCTGTACACCATATGATGGATATTATGGCTCATCTATCTCAGCCATCAGTGTATTACCTAATG ATTTTGTTCCTACTGTATCAAACCAACCACTTGGCATAGATTCAAAAAAAGACCACGAGGGTTTGATTGCTGGTGTTTCCACTGGTGTCGTTGTTTTAGGACTATTAGCTGTATGTGCAACTTTTATGTTGATACAAAAATGGAGAAGGTTAAACAGACAATCTTCAG TATTGATTGGACTCGATGTGAAACCTTACACCTTTAGCTATGCTGAACTGAGGGCTGCGACTGGAGATTTCAATCCTGCCAATATACTGGGAGAAGGAGGATTTGGTCAAGTGTTTAAG GGCATACTGAATGATGGAAGAACAGTGGCTATTAAGCAACTCTCAGCAACATCTAACCAAGGAAAGGACCAGTTCTTGACAGAAATTGCAACAATATCTTCTGTGCAACATCGAAACCTTGTCAGGTTGCTTGGCTGTTGTGTTGATGAAGACAGGCGAATTCTAGTGTATGAGTACCTAGAAAATGGGAGCCTTGATAATGCAATTTTTG GTAAGAAGAATTTACTTCTCGATTGGCAAACACGTTTCGACATTTTATTAGGTGTAGCAAAAGGCCTCACATATCTACATGAGGAGTCGAGATTGAGAATTGTGCATAGAGATGTCAAGGCTAGTAATATTCTACTTGATGCCGATCTTAATCCCAAAATTTCAGATTTTGGTCTGGCTAAGCTCTATGATGACAAGTTGAGTCACATGAATACAAAGGTTGCTGGTACAAT TGGCTATCTGGCACCCGAGTATGCTCTGAGAGGACATCTATCAGAGAAAGCTGATGTGTTTGCATTTGGAGTACTGGCGTTAGAGGTTCTCAGTGGAAGGCCTAACTCTATTGAAAGTTCTGCTCATGAGACGATTTATCTTCTTGACTGG GTCTGGAACCTGCTTGAGAACAATCACAAACTGGAGATGTTGGATGAAAGGTTGGCATCATTCGATGAGGGAGAGGTTCATCGGGTCATTGGCGTAGCTTTGCTTTGCACGGAATTATCACCGGCTCGTCGGCCAACAATGTCAATGGTCGTGAGCATGTTGATAGATCATATCGAAGTTCCAGATGTTCTGGAAAGGCCAAGCTATTTGCTTCTTTGGCAACATAGGGATGTTACTAGCAGCGTTGGACCTGATGACAACACTGATGCTTCCAATGAAAGTCTAGCGAATAACCGATTGAGCCTCCCACATAGCTGGAGCAGAGAAAGTGTGGAAACCAGACCATTATCTATGCAATCAATTGGAAGGAATGGCATTGATGGGGAAGGTGAAATTTGA